Proteins encoded together in one Stigmatella aurantiaca window:
- a CDS encoding ELWxxDGT repeat protein: MWRPRPSLLTLLLLSPWGLLSCPAYAQSSGGEHLLKSCEETKLSLVKDIAEGCVGTQCAGSVPTGMVEMGGVLYFQASDGGQGPGRYGSELWRSDGTPAGTWLVKDIAENPDDPNSDPRELTVVHGTLFFVATQNGKPTLWKSNGTGESTQFVHTLDSNEAEMELTALGNKLIFKMKGQGGSTKLWRSDGSAGGTVEVAAANGVNYSNPQFLTPLGDGRIYFQAWDSSHGAELWKSDGTPEGTLLVKDLWPGGDGAPSDLTVANEQLFFRAINTPGGNYKLWKSSGSPENTELVPGITGDGPLEDLTAAGDLLFFTIRDGQTVLWVYRDGWGAKNLRSFSSPLSQLTHVSGLLFFMHNNELWKSDGTKSGTQLVKNFDTTQISLMAPGPGMAILVADDPEGGYALWKSNGQPTGTLKMARYPYQAGIPAPTTTIVGALNKLFFVATEYKDNKPFVGDELFSVDYNQVDCTPPEVTCAGPMTVEALSPSGAQVQFLPPKSISDDSLLPVKEPEYTPASGTRLPWNQTSPAPVTVTVKDGVGNPGTCTMEVFVRDSTAPWIQCPPEKLHAEATTMEGAPVFFQVSANDAVFLDRVELSAPSGSFFPLGETQVKATAVDGANNRSECTFWVDVKDRMPPSIECPGPQTVAVQGEDGGRVEFAEASARDNAGSLEVRYSPEQGSVFPAGETVVTATATDAEGNTVSCTFPVTVTGGGSEGEGEGCGCRSGGMAGSVVWLLLVLFPAWTRRRAGKLGA, from the coding sequence ATGTGGCGCCCACGGCCTTCACTCCTGACGCTCTTGCTGCTCTCCCCCTGGGGACTTCTCTCCTGTCCGGCGTACGCGCAGTCCTCCGGAGGTGAGCACCTCCTCAAGAGCTGCGAGGAGACGAAGCTCTCCCTGGTGAAGGACATCGCGGAGGGGTGTGTCGGCACCCAATGCGCCGGCTCCGTTCCCACCGGCATGGTGGAGATGGGCGGGGTGCTCTACTTCCAGGCCTCCGACGGGGGGCAGGGGCCTGGGCGCTATGGCTCCGAGCTCTGGCGAAGCGATGGAACACCGGCAGGGACGTGGCTCGTCAAGGACATCGCCGAAAATCCCGACGATCCCAACTCGGATCCCCGGGAACTCACGGTTGTTCATGGAACCTTGTTTTTCGTGGCTACCCAGAACGGAAAGCCAACCCTGTGGAAGAGCAACGGGACCGGGGAGAGCACCCAGTTCGTCCACACCTTGGACTCGAACGAAGCCGAGATGGAACTGACGGCCCTGGGCAACAAGCTCATCTTCAAGATGAAGGGACAGGGGGGCAGCACGAAGCTGTGGAGGAGCGATGGGAGCGCAGGCGGCACCGTGGAGGTGGCGGCCGCGAACGGGGTGAATTACTCGAATCCGCAGTTCCTGACGCCCCTGGGGGATGGGAGGATCTATTTCCAGGCCTGGGACAGCAGCCACGGGGCCGAGCTGTGGAAGAGCGATGGGACGCCCGAGGGCACCCTTCTGGTGAAGGACCTGTGGCCCGGGGGCGATGGGGCCCCGTCGGATCTCACCGTGGCGAATGAGCAGCTGTTCTTCCGGGCCATCAATACGCCGGGGGGCAATTACAAGCTGTGGAAGTCCTCGGGCAGTCCCGAGAACACCGAGCTCGTGCCGGGCATCACCGGCGACGGCCCCCTGGAGGACCTGACCGCCGCCGGGGACTTGCTCTTCTTCACCATCAGGGACGGGCAAACGGTGCTGTGGGTGTACCGGGATGGGTGGGGCGCGAAGAACCTGCGGAGCTTCTCCTCTCCGCTCTCGCAGCTCACCCACGTGAGTGGCCTGCTCTTCTTCATGCACAACAACGAGCTGTGGAAGAGCGATGGGACGAAATCCGGGACCCAGCTCGTGAAGAACTTCGACACCACCCAAATCTCACTGATGGCCCCGGGGCCGGGCATGGCCATCCTCGTGGCGGACGACCCCGAGGGCGGCTACGCGCTCTGGAAGAGCAATGGCCAGCCCACGGGGACCCTGAAGATGGCCAGGTACCCCTATCAGGCAGGGATTCCCGCGCCCACGACCACCATCGTGGGCGCGTTGAACAAGCTCTTCTTCGTGGCCACGGAGTACAAGGACAACAAGCCCTTCGTGGGGGATGAGCTGTTCTCGGTGGATTACAACCAGGTGGACTGCACTCCGCCGGAAGTCACCTGCGCGGGGCCCATGACGGTGGAGGCGCTCAGCCCCAGCGGGGCACAGGTCCAGTTCCTGCCTCCGAAATCCATCAGCGACGACTCGCTGCTGCCCGTCAAGGAGCCGGAGTATACGCCTGCGTCTGGGACCCGCTTGCCCTGGAATCAGACGTCGCCTGCCCCTGTGACCGTGACCGTCAAGGATGGGGTGGGCAATCCAGGGACTTGCACGATGGAGGTCTTCGTCCGTGACAGCACCGCGCCGTGGATTCAGTGCCCGCCAGAAAAGCTGCACGCGGAGGCCACGACGATGGAGGGCGCGCCCGTCTTCTTTCAGGTGTCCGCCAATGACGCGGTCTTCCTGGACAGGGTGGAGCTCAGCGCGCCTTCCGGGAGCTTCTTTCCGTTGGGAGAGACCCAGGTCAAGGCCACGGCGGTGGATGGGGCGAACAACCGGAGCGAGTGCACCTTCTGGGTCGACGTGAAAGACCGGATGCCCCCCTCCATCGAGTGTCCCGGGCCACAGACGGTGGCGGTGCAGGGAGAGGACGGGGGCCGTGTCGAGTTCGCCGAGGCGTCCGCGCGGGACAACGCGGGCTCGCTCGAGGTGCGCTACAGCCCCGAGCAGGGCAGCGTCTTTCCCGCAGGGGAGACGGTGGTGACCGCCACCGCGACGGACGCGGAGGGCAACACCGTGAGCTGCACCTTCCCCGTCACCGTGACCGGCGGGGGCAGCGAGGGCGAAGGCGAAGGCTGTGGCTGCCGGTCCGGGGGCATGGCGGGGAGTGTCGTGTGGCTGCTGCTCGTGCTGTTCCCCGCCTGGACGCGCCGCCGGGCCGGTAAACTGGGCGCGTGA
- a CDS encoding aminotransferase class V-fold PLP-dependent enzyme produces the protein MSASIETYRAQFPVLAQQLYFNHAGVAPTSLRVAAAVREWMDDVVQHGVKHERGWEARAEQARGLAARIIGAAPEEIAFVRNTSHGLGLVAEGLDWRPGDEVAVATAIEYPSNVYPWLHLKDRGVEVREISAPGGGVTPEAVAAALTPRTRLVAVSSVQFASGFQTDLEAIGALCERAGVLLCVDGIQSVGCTQVDVKRCRIHFLSADSHKWMLGISGIGFLYVDQALLPRLRPVLVGWRSTTDAWNFNRSHFELRPDAGRLEEGSHAFTGIYALGAALELLLEVGMPTIEARIRAVVATLDEGLKELGCTTGPSPEHRAGILTFLPPRGEARTLAAWLGERDVSLSLRRGRIRLSPHFYTSPEDAGRLLQEVRGFLGR, from the coding sequence GTGAGCGCTTCGATCGAAACCTACCGGGCCCAGTTTCCCGTCCTCGCCCAGCAGCTCTACTTCAACCACGCGGGCGTGGCGCCCACCAGCCTTCGCGTGGCCGCCGCCGTGCGCGAGTGGATGGACGACGTGGTGCAGCACGGTGTGAAGCACGAGCGCGGGTGGGAGGCGCGGGCCGAGCAGGCCCGGGGGCTGGCCGCGCGCATCATCGGCGCGGCCCCGGAGGAGATCGCCTTCGTGCGCAACACCAGCCACGGGCTGGGGCTGGTGGCCGAAGGGCTCGACTGGCGGCCCGGGGACGAGGTGGCGGTGGCCACCGCCATCGAGTACCCCTCCAACGTCTACCCGTGGCTCCACCTGAAGGACCGGGGGGTGGAGGTGCGGGAGATCTCCGCCCCCGGGGGCGGGGTGACGCCCGAGGCGGTGGCCGCGGCGCTCACGCCGCGCACGCGCCTGGTGGCGGTCAGCTCCGTGCAATTCGCCAGCGGCTTCCAGACAGACCTGGAGGCCATCGGCGCGCTGTGCGAGCGCGCGGGCGTGCTGCTGTGTGTGGACGGCATCCAGAGCGTCGGCTGCACCCAGGTGGACGTGAAGCGCTGCCGGATCCACTTCCTGAGCGCCGACAGCCACAAGTGGATGCTGGGCATCTCGGGAATCGGCTTCCTCTACGTGGACCAGGCGCTGCTGCCCCGGCTGCGGCCGGTGCTCGTGGGCTGGCGGAGCACCACGGACGCGTGGAACTTCAACCGCTCCCACTTCGAGCTGCGCCCGGACGCGGGGCGGCTGGAGGAGGGCAGCCACGCCTTCACCGGCATCTACGCGCTGGGGGCCGCCCTGGAACTGCTCCTGGAGGTGGGCATGCCCACCATCGAGGCCCGCATCCGGGCGGTGGTGGCCACCCTGGACGAGGGGCTGAAGGAGCTGGGCTGCACCACGGGGCCCTCGCCGGAGCACCGGGCCGGCATCCTCACCTTTCTCCCCCCGAGGGGCGAGGCGCGGACGCTGGCGGCCTGGCTGGGGGAGCGGGACGTGAGCCTCTCGCTGCGCCGGGGCCGCATCCGCCTGTCCCCTCACTTCTACACCTCGCCCGAGGACGCCGGGCGCCTCCTGCAGGAGGTCCGCGGCTTCCTCGGCAGGTGA
- the cysK gene encoding cysteine synthase A — MKVDNILQTIGNTPHVRINRLFAPRVTVYMKLERANPGGSIKDRIGLAMIEDAEQRGLLKKDSVIIEPTSGNTGIGLAIAAAVKGYKLILVMPESMSLERRRLMAAYGATFELTPRAQGMKGAIAKAQEMVASTPNAWMPQQFENEANITVHKRTTVKEILADFPEGLDYLITGVGTGGHITACAEELKKVWPKLKVFAVEPTKSPVISGGQPGPHPIQGIGAGFIPKNLRMEAIDGAVQIPEEEAFDFARRAAREEGIFVGISSGAALAAVNRKLAEVPDGSRILTFCYDTGERYLSIENLF; from the coding sequence ATGAAAGTCGACAACATCCTTCAGACCATCGGCAACACGCCCCACGTGCGCATCAACCGGCTGTTCGCCCCGCGCGTCACGGTCTACATGAAGCTGGAGCGGGCCAACCCCGGCGGCAGCATCAAGGACCGCATTGGCCTGGCGATGATCGAAGATGCCGAGCAGCGCGGCCTGCTCAAGAAGGACAGCGTCATCATCGAGCCGACCTCGGGCAACACCGGCATCGGCCTGGCCATCGCCGCGGCGGTGAAGGGCTACAAGCTCATCCTGGTGATGCCCGAGTCCATGAGCCTGGAGCGCCGCCGGTTGATGGCGGCCTACGGGGCCACCTTCGAGCTCACCCCGCGGGCCCAGGGCATGAAGGGCGCCATCGCGAAGGCGCAGGAGATGGTGGCCAGCACGCCCAACGCGTGGATGCCGCAGCAGTTCGAGAACGAGGCCAACATCACGGTGCACAAGCGCACCACGGTGAAGGAGATCCTCGCGGACTTCCCCGAGGGCCTCGACTACCTCATCACCGGCGTGGGCACCGGCGGCCACATCACCGCGTGCGCCGAGGAGCTGAAGAAGGTGTGGCCCAAGCTGAAGGTGTTCGCCGTGGAGCCCACCAAGTCGCCCGTCATCAGCGGCGGCCAGCCCGGCCCCCACCCCATCCAGGGCATCGGCGCGGGCTTCATCCCCAAGAACCTGCGCATGGAAGCCATCGACGGCGCGGTGCAGATTCCGGAGGAGGAGGCGTTCGACTTCGCCCGCCGGGCCGCGCGCGAGGAGGGCATCTTCGTGGGCATCTCCTCCGGCGCCGCGCTGGCCGCGGTGAACCGCAAGCTCGCCGAGGTTCCGGACGGCAGCCGCATCCTCACCTTCTGCTACGACACGGGCGAGCGCTACCTCTCCATCGAGAACCTCTTCTAG
- the epsC gene encoding serine O-acetyltransferase EpsC — MDAPHDRLLALLLESRQRQCFPSEIATAAPEFVKQVLGLLFPHFAERLECTAPAIRRDVMGVEANLVRLLALLRPLYPGTEESVPQRFMAELPDIYDWLRQDADAIFEADPAARNVDEVILTYPGFYAIAIFRVAHALHQLGFPLLPRLLTEFAHQRTGVDIHPGATIGRRFVIDHGTGVVIGETTVIGERVKIYQGVTLGALVVQKSLANSKRHPTLEDDVVVYANATILGGDTVVGRGSIIAGNAWLTQSVPPQSVVSRRTEVRQRGSDSDLGELEFHI; from the coding sequence ATGGACGCCCCCCACGACAGGCTGCTCGCGCTCTTGCTGGAAAGCCGCCAGCGCCAGTGCTTCCCCTCCGAGATCGCCACGGCGGCCCCGGAGTTCGTCAAGCAGGTCCTGGGCCTGCTCTTTCCCCACTTCGCGGAGCGGCTGGAGTGTACCGCTCCCGCCATCCGGCGCGATGTCATGGGCGTGGAGGCCAACCTCGTGCGGCTGCTGGCGCTGCTCCGGCCCCTCTACCCCGGCACCGAGGAGTCCGTCCCGCAGCGCTTCATGGCGGAGCTGCCGGACATCTATGACTGGCTGCGGCAGGACGCCGATGCCATCTTCGAGGCGGATCCGGCCGCGCGCAACGTGGACGAAGTCATCCTCACCTACCCAGGCTTCTACGCCATCGCCATCTTCCGCGTGGCGCACGCGCTGCACCAGCTCGGCTTTCCGCTGCTGCCGCGCCTGCTCACCGAGTTCGCCCACCAGCGCACCGGGGTGGACATCCACCCGGGGGCCACCATTGGCCGGCGCTTCGTCATCGACCACGGCACGGGCGTGGTGATTGGCGAGACGACCGTCATCGGCGAGCGGGTGAAGATTTATCAGGGCGTGACGCTGGGGGCGCTGGTGGTGCAGAAGAGCCTGGCCAACAGCAAGCGCCACCCCACGCTCGAGGACGACGTGGTGGTGTACGCCAACGCCACCATCCTGGGCGGCGACACCGTCGTCGGCCGGGGCAGCATCATCGCCGGCAACGCCTGGCTGACCCAGAGCGTGCCCCCCCAGTCCGTCGTCAGCCGCCGCACCGAAGTGCGCCAGCGGGGCTCCGACTCCGACTTGGGCGAGCTGGAATTCCACATCTGA
- a CDS encoding AMP-binding protein, whose amino-acid sequence MAFAPSYVHGPSSTALLGETIGENLRRTVERHGDREALVACSQGFRASYRQLWELTTQAALGLLALGVKKGDRVGLWSPNRYEWVVAQYAMARVGAILVNLNPAYKTSELEYALRQSGTGVLLLAKGFRQTDYRAMVAEVRPQCPELKTSLVLDEDWAGLLAQGAAVSADTLAEREASLQFDDAINIQYTSGTTGFPKGATLSHHNVLNNGFFIGETLRYGPEDRVCIPVPFYHCFGMVIGNLACTSHGACMVIPAEAFEPLAVMEAVQAERCTSLYGVPTMFIAELDHPRFGEFDFRSLRTGVMAGSPCPVEVMKNVQARMNMREVTICYGMTETSPVSTQSSLEDPLDRRVSTVGRVHPHLEVKIVDPESGAVVPRGTAGELCTRGYSVMLGYWNNPEATHAAIDPAGWMHTGDLATLDAEGYVKIVGRIKDMIIRGGENVSPREVEEFLHTHPGVSEAQVIGVPSEKYGEEVMAWVRAKPGVALTEAELEAFCKGRIATFKIPRYWKFVDAFPMTVTGKVQKFRMREQSVAELGLQRAAAVQTA is encoded by the coding sequence ATGGCCTTCGCTCCGTCCTATGTCCACGGTCCGAGCAGCACCGCGCTGCTGGGGGAAACCATCGGTGAGAACCTCCGCCGGACGGTGGAGCGCCATGGGGACCGCGAGGCGCTGGTGGCGTGCTCGCAGGGCTTCCGGGCCAGCTACCGGCAGCTCTGGGAGCTGACCACCCAGGCGGCGCTCGGGTTGCTGGCGCTTGGGGTGAAGAAGGGGGACCGGGTCGGGCTCTGGTCTCCCAACCGGTACGAGTGGGTGGTGGCTCAGTACGCCATGGCGCGCGTGGGGGCCATCCTGGTGAACCTCAACCCGGCCTACAAAACCTCGGAGCTGGAGTACGCGCTGCGCCAGTCCGGCACGGGCGTGCTTCTGCTGGCGAAGGGCTTCCGGCAGACGGACTACCGGGCGATGGTGGCGGAGGTCCGTCCCCAGTGCCCGGAGCTGAAGACCTCGCTGGTGCTCGATGAGGACTGGGCGGGCCTGCTGGCCCAGGGCGCGGCGGTGAGCGCGGACACGCTGGCGGAGCGCGAGGCGTCGCTCCAGTTCGATGACGCCATCAACATCCAGTACACCTCGGGCACCACGGGCTTTCCCAAGGGCGCGACGCTGTCGCACCACAACGTGCTCAACAACGGCTTCTTCATCGGGGAGACGCTGCGCTACGGCCCGGAGGACCGGGTGTGCATCCCCGTGCCGTTCTACCACTGCTTCGGGATGGTGATTGGCAACCTGGCGTGCACCTCCCATGGGGCGTGCATGGTCATTCCCGCGGAGGCCTTCGAGCCCCTGGCGGTGATGGAGGCGGTGCAGGCCGAGCGCTGCACGTCCCTCTATGGCGTGCCCACGATGTTCATCGCGGAGCTGGACCACCCGCGCTTCGGAGAGTTCGACTTCCGCTCCCTGCGCACGGGCGTGATGGCCGGCTCGCCGTGCCCCGTGGAGGTGATGAAGAACGTGCAGGCGCGGATGAACATGCGCGAGGTGACCATCTGCTACGGCATGACGGAGACCTCGCCTGTGTCCACGCAGAGCTCGCTGGAGGACCCCCTGGACCGGCGCGTCTCCACCGTGGGGCGGGTCCACCCGCACCTGGAAGTCAAAATCGTCGATCCGGAGTCGGGCGCGGTGGTTCCCCGGGGCACCGCGGGTGAGCTGTGCACGCGCGGCTACAGCGTGATGCTCGGGTACTGGAACAACCCGGAGGCCACGCACGCGGCCATCGATCCGGCCGGGTGGATGCACACCGGGGATCTGGCCACCCTGGATGCGGAGGGCTACGTGAAAATCGTCGGCCGCATCAAGGACATGATCATCCGGGGCGGGGAGAACGTGTCCCCTCGCGAGGTGGAGGAGTTCCTCCACACCCACCCGGGGGTGAGCGAGGCCCAGGTCATCGGCGTGCCGAGCGAGAAGTACGGCGAGGAGGTGATGGCGTGGGTGAGGGCCAAGCCCGGCGTGGCGCTCACCGAGGCGGAGCTGGAGGCCTTCTGCAAGGGCCGCATCGCCACCTTCAAGATTCCCCGGTACTGGAAGTTCGTGGACGCGTTCCCCATGACGGTGACGGGCAAGGTCCAGAAGTTCCGGATGCGCGAGCAATCCGTGGCGGAGCTGGGGCTCCAGCGCGCCGCCGCCGTCCAGACGGCGTGA
- a CDS encoding YqaA family protein: MMDPATLATWGLPGLFLIAMMAGSVVPVPSEALLVAIIYGGVAPSTAAIVATVGNVLGALSLYVLGKWVSRGGGGRLGRWVARRREREGPRLARAEAWMRAWGGPVLILSWMPVVGDVFVLGAGVAGVRLLPFLVFTAMGKGLRYGIVAVSAMSAL; the protein is encoded by the coding sequence GTGATGGATCCCGCCACGCTGGCCACCTGGGGCCTTCCCGGGCTTTTCCTGATCGCGATGATGGCGGGCTCGGTGGTGCCGGTGCCCTCCGAGGCGCTGCTCGTGGCCATCATCTATGGAGGCGTCGCGCCCAGCACGGCGGCCATCGTGGCCACGGTGGGCAACGTCCTCGGGGCGCTCTCGCTCTACGTGCTGGGCAAGTGGGTCTCCCGAGGGGGCGGGGGAAGGCTTGGCCGGTGGGTTGCCCGCCGCCGGGAGCGCGAGGGGCCCCGGCTGGCGCGGGCCGAGGCGTGGATGCGCGCCTGGGGAGGGCCGGTGCTCATCCTCTCGTGGATGCCCGTGGTGGGGGACGTGTTCGTCCTCGGCGCGGGCGTGGCCGGGGTCCGGCTCCTGCCCTTCCTGGTCTTCACCGCGATGGGAAAGGGCCTGCGGTACGGCATCGTGGCGGTGTCGGCCATGTCCGCTTTGTGA
- a CDS encoding lamin tail domain-containing protein, which produces MRISKTASRDVLAAALLLLTLVSCGAQPEGEAEETLASQESALASVRVRLMAANITSGNLQSYDPGHGTRLFQGTDPDIVMIQEFNYGDNSAASIRQFVNTAFGSNFYYYREGGAQIPNGVISRYPIIASGEWDDPQVDNRDFAYARIDIPGPKDLWVVSVHLLTASSTTRNTEASSLVSRIKASIPAGDYLAIGGDFNTDSRSESCFSTFSQVVVTSSPYPADKNGNTNTNASRGKPYDHVLVNSGLRAYQTATVIGGSTFANGLVLDSRVYSPLSEISPVQSADSGATNMQHMAVIKDFLIPSDTTSAGLSVGAPNGGESWAAGSSQSITWTASGVTNVKVEYSLNGGSTWTVLSSSTAASTGRYTWTVPSSATTTARVRVSDAANAALSDTSDAAFFITEGGGGGTGTVFVNEVLANEAGSDVNGEFVELVNPGSTAVSLAGWTLSDAASVRHTFPSGTTLAAGAALVVFGGASGIPSGIPAVAASTGTLGLSNSGDTVTVKNSAGTVVDTATLSSALCGTDGVSANRSPDGSSSGAFVLHTGLAGTGSSPGKRASGADF; this is translated from the coding sequence TTGCGAATTTCCAAAACCGCCTCACGGGACGTGCTCGCCGCGGCCCTGCTCCTGCTGACGTTGGTGTCCTGTGGTGCGCAACCGGAAGGAGAAGCCGAGGAGACCCTGGCATCCCAGGAGTCCGCGCTGGCCAGCGTCCGGGTGCGCCTCATGGCCGCCAACATCACCAGCGGCAACCTCCAGAGCTACGATCCCGGGCACGGCACCCGCCTCTTCCAGGGGACGGATCCGGACATCGTGATGATTCAGGAGTTCAACTACGGGGACAACTCGGCCGCGTCGATCCGGCAATTCGTGAATACGGCGTTCGGCTCCAATTTCTATTACTACCGGGAGGGGGGCGCGCAGATCCCCAACGGCGTCATCAGCCGCTACCCCATCATCGCCTCGGGCGAGTGGGATGATCCGCAGGTCGACAACCGGGACTTCGCCTATGCGCGCATCGACATCCCGGGGCCCAAGGACCTCTGGGTGGTGAGCGTCCACCTGCTCACGGCCAGCAGCACCACGCGCAACACGGAGGCCTCCAGCCTCGTCAGCCGCATCAAGGCCAGCATCCCCGCGGGCGACTACCTGGCCATCGGCGGGGACTTCAACACCGACAGCCGCTCCGAGTCCTGCTTCTCCACGTTCTCCCAGGTGGTGGTGACGAGCAGCCCCTACCCGGCGGACAAGAACGGCAACACCAACACCAACGCGTCGCGAGGCAAGCCGTATGACCATGTCCTCGTGAACAGCGGCCTGCGCGCCTACCAGACGGCGACGGTCATCGGCGGGAGCACCTTCGCCAACGGGCTGGTGCTGGACTCGCGCGTCTACTCCCCGCTCTCGGAGATCTCCCCCGTGCAGAGCGCGGACAGCGGCGCCACGAACATGCAGCACATGGCCGTCATCAAGGACTTCCTCATCCCTAGCGACACCACCTCGGCGGGCCTCTCGGTCGGCGCGCCCAACGGGGGCGAGAGCTGGGCTGCGGGCAGCAGCCAGTCCATCACCTGGACGGCCTCGGGGGTGACGAACGTGAAGGTGGAGTACTCGCTCAACGGTGGGTCCACCTGGACCGTGCTGTCCTCCAGCACCGCGGCGTCCACGGGCCGCTACACCTGGACGGTGCCCAGCAGCGCCACCACCACCGCCCGGGTGCGGGTGAGCGATGCGGCCAACGCGGCCCTGAGCGACACGAGCGACGCGGCCTTCTTCATCACCGAGGGTGGGGGCGGCGGCACGGGCACGGTGTTCGTCAACGAGGTGCTGGCCAACGAGGCGGGCTCGGACGTGAATGGCGAGTTCGTGGAGCTGGTCAACCCGGGCAGCACGGCAGTGAGCCTCGCGGGGTGGACGCTCTCCGACGCCGCGAGCGTCCGGCACACCTTCCCGAGCGGCACGACGCTGGCCGCCGGGGCCGCGCTGGTGGTCTTCGGCGGGGCCTCGGGGATTCCGTCCGGCATTCCGGCCGTGGCGGCCTCCACGGGCACGCTGGGCCTGTCCAACAGCGGGGACACCGTGACGGTGAAGAACAGCGCGGGCACGGTGGTGGACACCGCCACGCTGAGCTCCGCCCTCTGTGGCACGGATGGGGTCTCGGCCAACCGCAGCCCGGACGGCAGCAGCAGTGGCGCCTTCGTGCTGCACACGGGCCTCGCGGGGACGGGCTCCTCACCGGGCAAGCGGGCGAGCGGGGCGGACTTCTAG